A region from the Euleptes europaea isolate rEulEur1 chromosome 13, rEulEur1.hap1, whole genome shotgun sequence genome encodes:
- the SASH3 gene encoding SAM and SH3 domain-containing protein 3, with protein sequence MLRRKPSNASEKDPTQKRKLCLQRSSSFKDFAKTKPSSPITSEKEFSLEEEISEGSPTNALPSPDDTGRSSSLKLGRRWKAAISRTMNRKTGKAAAKALAEQGEAEEETAASLLNSPMEKEALVFPEPTELHSPSSPRSLSGSELFDPKLMGNSSSRKKTEEDSPTPYSGPFCGKARVHTDFIPSPYDKDSLKLQKGDVIRIIAKPPVGTWTGLLNNKMGSFKFIYVDVIPDDPVPVLRSYSRSRSKRPKPKTLEELLERMNLQEHASTLLLNGYQTLEDFKELQETDLNELNITDPQHRAKLLTAADLLLDYDTSSDAEEEGGNSEPQLAPEEPKGDIPWDSGCFEGAETLDSMQEDSKLQEGLRPLSLAGSS encoded by the exons CTCTGTCTGCAGCGGTCCAGCAGTTTCAAGGACTTTGCCAAGACCAAGCCGAGCTCGCCCATTACTAGCGAGAAGGAGttcagcctggaggaggag atctcagaaggcagCCCTACAAACGCTCTGCCCAGTCCAGATGACACCGGGCGAAGCAGCAGCTTGAAGCTGGGCAGGAGGTGGAAAGCTGCCATCTCCCGCACCATGAACCGGAAGACTGGCAAGGCAGCGGCCAAAGCCCTGGCTGAACAG ggggaggctgaggaggagacAGCTGCGTCTCTCCTGAACAGTCCTATGGAGAAAGAAGCCCTCGTCTTCCCGGAACCAACAGAGCTTCACTCCCCCAGCAGTCCTCGGAGCCTGAGCG GCAGCGAATTGTTTGACCCCAAACTGAtgggaaacagcagcagcaggaagaagaCGGAAGAGGACAGCCCCACACCATACAGCGGCCCTTTCTGTGGCAAAGCCAGAGTTCACACGGACTTTATCCCCAGCCCCTACGACAAAGACTCGCTGAAACTTCAG AAAGGGGATGTCATCCGCATCATTGCCAAGCCCCCCGTAGGCACATGGACGGGCCTCCTGAACAACAAGATGGGCTCTTTCAAGTTCATTTACGTGGATGTGATCCCGGATGATCCCGTGCCGGTTCTGAGGAGCTATTCACGAAGCAGAAGCAAGAGGCCTAAACCCAAGACCCTGGAGGAACTGTTGGAGCGCATGAACCTGCAG gagcaTGCCTCCACATTGCTGTTGAATGGCTACCAGACCCTGGAGGACTTCAAGGAGTTGCAGGAGACTGACCTAAATGAGCTGAACATCACCGACCCCCAGCACCGCGCCAAACTACTTACGGCAGCAGACCTGCTGCTCGATTATGATA CCAGCAGTGACGCTGAAGAAGAGGGAGGGAACTCAGAGCCTCAACTGGCGCCAGAAGAGCCAAAGGGGGACATCCCTTGGGATTCCGGTTGTTTTGAAGGGGCGGAGACACTGGACAGCATGCAGGAGGACTCCAAGTTACAGGAAGGACTGCGGCCTCTCTCGTTGGCCGGGTCATCCTGA